Proteins from one Pseudomonadota bacterium genomic window:
- a CDS encoding FliI/YscN family ATPase — translation MLDFDQLIERVEGCRTMRSIGQVVGMSGLIIEGSGPPSSVGDVCQIINEKTSTSIIAEVVGFRNQRILLMPLGDRLGIAPGSQIISREHRATTGVGPKLLGRVIDGLGQPLDSRGSLECYEEIPIYRDPLNPFERARIREPLDLGIRSINALLTCGKGQRLGIMSGSGVGKSVLLGMMARYTMADVNVIALIGERGREVREFIERDLGPEGLARSVVVVATSDQPPLVRMRGAFLATAIAEYFREKNRDVLLMMDSLTRFAMAQREVGLAVGEPPTTKGYTPSVFALLPKLLERAGRSKSDGSITGLYTVLVEGDD, via the coding sequence ATGCTTGATTTTGATCAGCTGATCGAACGGGTTGAGGGTTGCAGGACAATGCGTTCAATCGGCCAGGTAGTGGGGATGTCCGGGTTGATTATCGAGGGCAGTGGTCCACCCAGTTCCGTGGGAGATGTCTGCCAGATTATCAATGAAAAAACTTCTACCAGTATTATTGCTGAAGTTGTTGGCTTTCGTAATCAGCGTATCCTGTTGATGCCCCTTGGCGACCGATTGGGGATTGCCCCGGGAAGCCAGATTATTTCCCGGGAACATCGGGCTACTACCGGGGTCGGCCCAAAGCTGTTGGGTCGGGTTATAGATGGGTTGGGTCAGCCTCTTGATAGCCGGGGTTCGCTGGAATGTTATGAAGAAATTCCCATCTATCGGGATCCGCTTAATCCCTTTGAAAGGGCAAGAATCAGGGAACCACTGGATCTTGGTATTCGATCAATCAATGCTCTGTTGACCTGTGGTAAGGGACAGCGGCTGGGAATTATGTCCGGCTCAGGTGTTGGTAAAAGTGTCCTGTTGGGGATGATGGCCCGTTATACCATGGCCGATGTCAATGTTATTGCCCTGATCGGCGAACGGGGTCGGGAGGTGCGGGAGTTTATTGAACGTGACCTGGGGCCGGAAGGACTGGCTCGTAGTGTGGTAGTGGTGGCAACATCGGACCAACCGCCGCTGGTGCGCATGCGGGGAGCTTTTCTGGCAACCGCCATCGCCGAGTATTTTCGGGAAAAAAACCGCGATGTTCTGCTGATGATGGATTCTTTGACCCGGTTTGCTATGGCCCAGCGTGAGGTTGGTCTGGCGGTTGGAGAGCCTCCCACAACCAAGGGCTATACTCCTTCTGTTTTTGCTTTGCTGCCGAAACTTCTGGAACGAGCTGGCCGTTCAAAAAGTGATGGCAGTATTACCGGTTTATATACGGTTCTGGTTGAAGGTGATGAT